TCCGGAGGACGAGTGTCTCGCCAACACGCGCAAGGGCAAGCAGGTGATGAATATCAAGGCGCCCGACGCTGCGGTAGCGATCACGCTGATCGAGGGCGATCAGGTTGCGGTGATTGGCGAAAATCGCAAGCTGCTGATTTTCCCGCTCGACCAGGTGCCGGAGATGACACGCGGTGCCGGCGTTCGTCTGCAGCGCTACAAGGACGGCAAGCTGTCGGACATCATGACCTTCCCGGCCAAGGACGGGATGACCTGGTTTGATTCCGCGGGCCGCACCAATGTGACGACCACGAAGGAATTGGCCGATTGGCGCGGCAATCGGTCCGATGCCGGCCGCCTGCCGCCGAAAGGCTTCCCGCGCAGCAACAAGTTCGGAAAGAGCATCGGATAGAGCGCGTTTTCGAGCGAAGTGGATACCGGTTCGCGTGAAGAAAACGCGTCAACTAAGCTAAAGCGTGCGCGCTACAGCTCGGCGCGCACCCACCCTTGCGACATCAGCCGCTCCTGCGGCAGGTAACGGCTCTTGTAATCCATCTTGCGCGAGCCGCGCACCCAATAGCCGAGATAGACGTAAGGCAGCTTCATCTCTTTGGCGCGCGCGATGTGATCGAGGATCATCAATGTGCCAAGCGAGCGCGCCTCTTCCTCCGGCTCGAAGAACGAATAGACCATTGACAGGCCGTCGCTCAGGATATCGGTCAGGGCGACGGCGATCAGCGGCCCGTTGCGGCTGGTCGATGACGGGTTCTTGAGCCGGTATTCCACCATGCGGGTCTCGACATGGCTGTCTTCGACCATCATCGCGTAGTCGAGCACGGTCATGTCGGCCATGCCGCCGTCGCGATGACGGGAATCGAGATAGGCGCGGAAAACCGAATACTGCTCTGAGCTCGGCACCGCCGAGCGCATTTCGCCGACGATATCGGCGTTGCGCTGCTCGACCCGGCGCATCGAGCGGGTCGGCACGAAATCGTCCGCCACGACACGGACCGAGACGCAGGCGCGGCAGGTCTCGCAGGCTGGGCGATAGGCGATCGACTGGCTGCGGCGGAACCCGCCATGGGTGAGGAGGTCGTTCAGACCGGGGGCACGGTCACCCACAAGGTGCGTAAACACCTTTCGCTCCTCCTTGCCGGCCAGATAGGGGCAGGGTGAGGGGGCCGTCAGGTAGAATTGCGGCGTATCGCGCGAATGCTGGGTCACTGTCCACCCAACCGAGTCATCGAACCCGAATCTTCTCCCGTCCGGGCTCTGTCGTCAAATGTTGCCCTGCGGCAGCCGTCCACAAGCGTCACCGGGTTGGGCGCAGGGCGCCAGCTCTTGCCGGATTGTTGATCACGACCGTCCCGACCAGGAAATCATGCAGCAGGCGGCCGCGAGCGTTGAAGAAGCACACCAGCAGGATCAGGGGAGTCAGGACGCTGACCGTCACCCAGAAGACGATGGCGTG
The genomic region above belongs to Pseudorhodoplanes sinuspersici and contains:
- a CDS encoding arginyltransferase, with translation MTQHSRDTPQFYLTAPSPCPYLAGKEERKVFTHLVGDRAPGLNDLLTHGGFRRSQSIAYRPACETCRACVSVRVVADDFVPTRSMRRVEQRNADIVGEMRSAVPSSEQYSVFRAYLDSRHRDGGMADMTVLDYAMMVEDSHVETRMVEYRLKNPSSTSRNGPLIAVALTDILSDGLSMVYSFFEPEEEARSLGTLMILDHIARAKEMKLPYVYLGYWVRGSRKMDYKSRYLPQERLMSQGWVRAEL